A genomic segment from Corylus avellana chromosome ca5, CavTom2PMs-1.0 encodes:
- the LOC132181183 gene encoding pentatricopeptide repeat-containing protein At3g59040, translated as MPQTLFLKPFFSSAPLNNWGKSSVNVNSLDANVKIRGRVSVVSMGMLAPRKLLQKRKKTEVFRDAADEADQKNWRRLMNEIEETGSAVSVLRRERDGKQAISRDVVLGTLVRFKQLRKWNLVGEILEWLRTQSWWEFSEMDFLMLITAYGKLGNFNRAERILGLISKKGYAPSVIAQTALMEAYGRGGRCNNAEAIFRRMQSSGPEPSALTYQIILKTFVEASKFKEAEEIFETLLNEEKSPLKPDQKMFHMMIYMHKKAGSYDKARKIFALMAQRGVQQSTVTYNSLMSFETNYKEVSKIYDKMQRAGLRPDVVSYALLINAYGKARREEEALAVFEEMLDAGVRPSRKAYNILLDAFAISGMVEQARTVFKSMRRDRFTPDLCSYTTMLSAYVNASDMEGAEKFFRRLKQDGFEPNVVTYGTLIKGYAKINNLEKMMEKYEEMRACGIKANQTVLTTIMDAYGKNMDFGSAVVWYKEMESCGFPPDQKAKNILLSLAKTAEEQEEADQLARNLDQSGNK; from the exons GAGTGTAAATGTGAATTCTTTGGACGCCAATGTTAAGATACGGGGAAGAGTTTCGGTGGTTAGCATGGGAATGTTGGCGCCGAGGAAGTTGTTGCAGAAGCGGAAGAAAACGGAGGTTTTCCGGGACGCGGCCGACGAAGCGGACCAGAAGAATTGGAGGAGACTGATGAACGAAATTGAGGAGACGGGCTCTGCGGTTTCGGTGCTGAGACGTGAGAGGGATGGAAAGCAGGCCATTTCTAGAGACGTTGTGCTTGGGACCTTGGTCAGATTTAAGCAGCTAAGAAAATGGAACCTTGTTGGGGAG ATCCTTGAATGGCTCAGGACTCAGAGCTGGTGGGAATTCAGTGAAATGGATTTCCTCATGCTTATTACAGCTTATGGAAAGCTAGGGAACTTCAACCGGGCAGAGAGAATTTTGGGCTTGATCAGTAAGAAAGGGTATGCACCGAGTGTGATAGCCCAGACTGCTCTTATGGAAGCGTATGGAAGAGGAGGCCGATGCAATAATGCAGAAGCAATATTTCGAAGGATGCAGTCTTCAGGTCCTGAACCTTCAGCTTTGACATATCAAATAATACTTAAGACATTTGTTGAG GCAAGTAAGTTCAAGGAAGCTGAAGAAATTTTTGAGACCCTTTTGAATGAAGAAAAATCACCTTTGAAGCCAGACCAAAAGATGTTTCACATGATGATTTATATGCATAAGAAGGCTGGGAGTTATGATAAAGCACGAAAAATATTTGCACTGATGGCTCAGCGAGGAGTTCAGCAATCGACAGTTACTTATAATAGCTTAATGTCATTTGAAACAAATTACAAAGAAGTTTCAAAGATATATGACAAG ATGCAAAGAGCTGGTCTTCGACCTGATGTTGTCAGTTATGCCTTACTTATTAATGCTTATGGGAAAGCAAGAAGGGAGGAAGAAGCACTAGCTGTTTTTGAGGAGATGCTTGATGCTGGTGTCAG ACCGAGCCGCAAAGCTTATAATATCCTGCTTGATGCATTTGCTATTTCTGGGATGGTGGAGCAAGCTCGCACCGTGTTTAAGAGTATGAGAAGGGACAG ATTTACACCAGATCTTTGCTCTTATACGACTATGTTATCGGCTTATGTCAATGCTTCTGACATGGAGGGTGCTGAAAAATTCTTTAGAAGACTGAAACAAGATGGATTTGAACCCAATGTTGTGACGTACGGGACATTGATCAAAGGGTATGCAAAGATAAATAATCTTGAGAAGATGATGGAGAAATATGAGGAAATGCGGGCATGTGGTATCAAAGCAAATCAAACGGTCTTGACCACGATCATGGATGCATATGGCAAGAACATGGATTTTGGCAGTGCTGTTGTTTGGTATAAGGAAATGGAATCTTGTGGGTTTCCTCCTGATCAGAAAGCAAAGAATATTCTGTTGTCTTTGGCTAAAACAGCAGAAGAACAAGAGGAAGCTGACCAACTTGCAAGAAATTTGGATCAATCTGGCAACAAATAA